In Arachis hypogaea cultivar Tifrunner chromosome 2, arahy.Tifrunner.gnm2.J5K5, whole genome shotgun sequence, a genomic segment contains:
- the LOC112723530 gene encoding uncharacterized protein: MRYDRTQDPQEHLTAFEARMNLEGVGDEVRCRAFLVTLAGPAIRWFNSFPQGSVVSFSDISRAFLAQFTTRIAKAKHPINLLGVTQKTSETTRKYLDHFNDECLEIEGQPSCCRQQAAALLHSTQAARQWRKTEGHARDGGPSKAPRPFPRVGKFTNYTPLTLPIIEVYQQIAEKGILSKPRLLKDQTGGNKSLYYDYHKGYGHKMQDCYDLKDALEQAIRDGKLAEFSHLIRELRR, encoded by the exons atgaggtatgacAGGACCCAAGACCCGCAGGAGCACCTCACGGCTTTTGAGGCCCGAATGAACCTGGAGGGAGTGGGAGACGAAGTAAGGTGCCGCGCTTTCCTGGTCACCCTGGCAGGCCCTGCGATACGGTGGTTCAATAGCTTCCCACAGGGCTCCGTGGTCAGCTTCTCAGATATCAGCCGCGCCTTCTTAGCACAATTCACCACCAGAATCGCGAAGGCTAAACACCCGATCAATCTGCTTGGTGTCACTCAGAAAACTAGCGAGACGACCAGAAAGTACCTAGATCATTTCAATGACGAATGCTTGGAAATTGAGGG TCAGCCGAGTTGTTGCCGCCAACAAGCGGCAGCCCTCCTACACTCAACCCAGGCAGCACGGCAATGGAGAAAGACAGAAGGACACGCTAGAGACGGTGGCCCAAGCAAGGCACCCAGGCCGTTTCCTCGTGTGGGAAAATTCACCAACTACACTCCCCTCACCCTCCCCATCATagaagtttaccaacagatagcTGAGAAGGGAATCTTGTCAAAGCCCCGCCTGCTGAAGGACCAAACTGGTGGGAACAAGAGCCTCTACTATGATTACCATAAGGGCTACGGACACAAAATGCAGGACTGTTACGACCTGAAGGATGCACTGGAACAAGCAATCAGGGACGGGAAACTAGCTGAATTCTCCCATCTCATCAGGGAACTGAGGAGATGA
- the LOC140176935 gene encoding uncharacterized protein, translating into MVIMARVGTGLVKRILIDTGADSNIMFRNVFDALGRRDNDLTTHQHGVVGLGDHFIKPDEIISLPVYMGGKQGRRSVMAEFVVLRDSTAYNIILRRKTINDVRAVINTKLLVMKFVTNNRSVGSIRRELEMAVACDNASLSLRKNSKEASGVFLSNLDVWVNDNPRPEPEGDLEKFRVGDTEEKFTFVNRNLPHELKEPLVEMIRANGDLFAWMPADMPGIDPHLMSHHLAVKPGNRPVAQRRRKMSQERAEKVAIQTASLLEAGFIRELNYSTWLSNVVLVKKHNGRWRMCVDYSDLNKAYPKDWYPLPNIDARVDAAAGYRYLSFMDGYSAIIRYRCTGLTRTKHHS; encoded by the coding sequence ATGGTCATCATGGCCAGGGTGGGAACTGGCCTCGTCAAACGGATCCTTATAGACACAGGGGCAGACTCGAACATTATGTTTCGAAATGTCTTCGACGCATTAGGACGGCGGGACAACGACCTGACGACTCACCAGCATGGTGTCGTAGGGCTAGGCGATCACTTCATCAAGCCAGACGAGATAATCTCCCTGCCGGTCTACATGGGAGGAAAACAGGGACGGAGATCGGTTATGGCCGAGTTCGTAGTTTTGCGAGACTCCACGGCCTACAACATCATCTTAAGGAGGAAGACCATCAACGATGTCAGGGCAGTGATCAACACAAAGCTGCTAGTGATGAAGTTTGTCACGAACAACAGATCTGTGGGGTCCATAAGAAGAGAGTTAGAAATGGCGGTCGCTTGCGACAATGCCAGCCTCTCCTTGAGGAAAAATTCCAAAGAAGCATCAGGGGTGTTCCTCTCCAACCTGGATGTCTGGGTCAATGACAATCCCAGACCCGAACCAGAGGGGGACCTAGAGAAGTTCAGGGTCGGGGACACAGAGGAAAAGTTCACATTCGTGAATAGAAATCTCCCGCAtgaattgaaagaacctttggtAGAAATGATCAGGGCCAATGGCGACTTGTTCGCCTGGAtgccagccgacatgccgggcatagaccctcaTCTCATGTCACACCACCTGGCCGTCAAGCCTGGAAACCGACCAGTGGCTCAGAGGAGAAGGAAGATGTCACAAGAAAGAGCAGAGAAGGTGGCCATACAAAcggccagcctcctagaagcaggTTTTATCCGAGAACTAAACTACTCTACCTGGTTGTCGAACgtagtcctggtaaaaaagcacaATGGAAGATGGAGAATGTGTGTAGATTACTCCGATCTTAACAAAGCATATCCCAAGGACTGGTACCCCCTTCCCAACATCGATGCGCGTGTTGATGCGGCGGCAGGGTACAGGTATCTTAGCTTTATGGACGGCTACTCCGCtataatcagataccgatgcaccggcctGACGAGGACAAAACATCATTCATAG
- the LOC112723539 gene encoding uncharacterized protein: MADFLVEVTGDPTEETGTRWRVHVDGASNQKSEGAGVILESPAGVIYEQSTKFEFPVSNNQVEYEALLGGLALAREVGVTRLEVCSDSQVITRFSIPEVVISDNGTQFNDKKFIEFLNGLGIKQKFSSVEHPQTNGQVESANKVILQGLKKRLGDKKVHGPMNSLQSFGLTVQLSSPPREKPLSA; encoded by the exons ATGGCCGACTTTTTGGTAGAAGTAACGGGAGACCCCACCGAggaaacgggcacacggtggagaGTCCACGTGGACGGAGCATCCAACCAAAAGTCCGAAGGAGCCGGGGTGATCTTGGAAAGTCCTGCCGGGGTCATATACGAGCAATCGACCAAATTTGAGTTCCCAGTATCAAACAACCAAGTGGAATACGAGGCCCTCTTGGGGGGCTTGGCCCTAGCTCGTGAAGTCGGAGTAACGAGGCTTGAGGTGTGCAGCGACTCGCAG gtaaTAACTCGATTCAGCATCCCAGAAGTTGTCATCTCCGACAACGGGACGCAATTCAATGACAAGAAGTTCATAGAATTCCTCAACGGCCTGGGTATAAAGCAAAAGTTCTCTTCAGTAGAGCACCCCCAGACAAATGGACAAGTCGAGTCCGCAAATAAGGTGATCTTACAAGGCCTCAAAAAGCGGCTGGGTGACAAAAAAGTGCATGGGCCGATGAACTCGCTTCAGTCCTTTGGTCTTACCGTACAACTGAGCAGTCCTCCAAGGGAGAAACCCCTCTCTGCCTGA